The following are encoded together in the Flavobacterium haoranii genome:
- a CDS encoding DUF262 domain-containing protein, whose protein sequence is MENKIYTLSNIAEWQSITSKISLPKLQRGFVWRPNQIEALWDSIFRGYPIGAVLMSFDGVHRNLLDGQQRCTSIALGHLNPYEENNENFLSLKEYKPMIWIDLKPSHITNNHRYVFRVLTQSHPWGYQRTDNSKTLSMGNRKKALQFFNNESEVNYTALTTDKINPWDANYPIPLQYLLNIKAINKDDFIQKIRSLINIDFNNKIKTQYSNDNYVDYNLVTDDDLIEIYYGYKNYLNCNVPEILVSSDVLKIDENELNSKNSNEMDPTLFVRVNSAGTRISGEELNYSIFKAYFPESKDLVEDIKSNFISPTKIISLFSRLSYAKQNNWSYYVKEFNVNDFRKRIKDEEFQKNMLNYINNGRANELLENAIKVIYNNVEEEKYPKALVKQLLVSNLDLTFNLLVFLERNDEYNISEVAAYFSIINWFKAEKNIGNSLFEKLKDSNSWKASYLNLVKERKVKLIVKPELLRENLKNIIINQLTCSDDWADSTKKYFSNELIKYYADNDFKDDEIVNSFREFINTIYWNKSLLIFAQRNYIVEKFKEYNQFESIEDTNRPWDWDHIYPASWIYNKENIAQIVKNWKECIGNYRALSFDDNRSESNNVSPKERFSIDNNRADSFIKEDDFKYWDQIDGNYYRLKGGDLNNDKIKIFLSAIIFRMCNIYEEWYKNYLNF, encoded by the coding sequence ATGGAAAACAAAATTTACACACTTTCAAATATTGCAGAATGGCAATCTATAACAAGTAAAATATCTTTACCTAAATTACAAAGAGGTTTTGTGTGGAGACCTAATCAAATTGAAGCTTTATGGGATTCTATTTTCAGAGGTTATCCAATAGGCGCGGTTTTAATGAGTTTTGATGGAGTACATAGAAATCTGTTAGATGGGCAACAAAGATGTACAAGTATAGCGTTGGGTCATCTAAATCCTTATGAAGAAAACAATGAGAACTTCTTATCTCTTAAAGAATATAAACCAATGATTTGGATAGATTTAAAGCCAAGTCATATAACCAATAACCACAGATATGTTTTTAGAGTATTAACACAATCTCATCCGTGGGGTTATCAAAGAACCGATAATTCTAAAACACTCAGTATGGGTAATAGAAAAAAGGCTTTACAGTTTTTTAACAATGAGAGTGAAGTTAATTATACAGCTTTAACAACAGATAAAATAAACCCTTGGGATGCTAATTATCCTATTCCTCTTCAATATTTATTAAACATTAAAGCAATCAATAAAGATGATTTTATTCAAAAAATAAGAAGTTTAATAAATATTGACTTTAATAATAAAATTAAAACACAATATTCAAATGATAATTATGTGGATTATAACCTTGTTACAGATGATGATTTAATTGAAATCTATTATGGTTATAAAAATTATTTAAATTGTAATGTTCCCGAAATTCTTGTTTCAAGTGATGTTTTAAAAATTGATGAAAATGAGTTAAATAGTAAAAACTCTAATGAAATGGATCCAACACTTTTCGTAAGAGTGAATTCCGCAGGGACAAGAATTTCAGGTGAAGAATTAAATTATTCTATTTTTAAAGCATATTTTCCAGAATCAAAAGATTTAGTTGAAGATATAAAATCAAATTTTATCTCACCTACAAAAATCATTTCGTTATTTTCAAGACTTTCTTATGCTAAACAAAATAACTGGTCTTATTATGTAAAGGAATTTAATGTTAATGATTTTAGGAAAAGAATTAAAGATGAAGAGTTTCAAAAAAATATGTTAAATTATATTAATAATGGTAGAGCTAATGAATTATTAGAAAACGCAATAAAAGTAATTTACAATAATGTTGAAGAAGAAAAATATCCAAAAGCATTAGTTAAGCAATTATTAGTTTCAAATCTTGACTTAACATTTAATTTACTTGTTTTTTTAGAAAGAAATGATGAATACAATATTAGTGAAGTTGCGGCTTATTTTAGCATTATTAATTGGTTTAAAGCTGAAAAAAATATTGGGAATTCGCTATTCGAAAAACTAAAAGATTCTAATTCTTGGAAGGCTTCATATTTGAATTTAGTAAAAGAAAGAAAGGTAAAACTTATAGTAAAACCAGAATTACTAAGAGAAAATTTAAAAAACATTATAATCAATCAATTAACTTGTTCTGATGATTGGGCTGATTCAACAAAGAAATATTTTTCAAATGAATTGATAAAATATTATGCAGATAACGATTTCAAAGATGATGAAATTGTAAATTCATTTAGAGAATTTATAAACACAATTTATTGGAATAAATCATTATTGATTTTTGCTCAGAGAAATTACATTGTTGAAAAATTTAAAGAGTATAATCAATTTGAAAGTATAGAAGATACTAACAGACCTTGGGACTGGGATCATATTTATCCTGCAAGTTGGATATATAATAAAGAAAATATTGCTCAGATTGTTAAAAATTGGAAAGAATGCATTGGGAATTATCGTGCACTTTCCTTCGATGATAACAGAAGTGAAAGTAATAATGTATCACCTAAAGAAAGATTTTCAATAGATAATAATAGAGCTGATAGTTTTATTAAAGAAGATGATTTTAAATATTGGGATCAAATAGATGGTAACTATTATCGATTAAAAGGAGGAGATTTAAATAATGATAAGATTAAAATATTTCTATCTGCAATAATTTTTAGAATGTGTAATATTTATGAAGAGTGGTATAAAAATTATTTAAACTTTTAA
- a CDS encoding DUF6943 family protein, with product MTNFIVKSHVIGKTYEKPHFFVLNKGLNSGKPQNEPFTNSFVIIFQNKADKEDIFWIAASLWKSKFWMPYLRGSVIPFLALHEFKKEFFPKVTRLLQEYEQHQKNVKALQLLHQQETHYTKNLKLINELRNTILLKYRTK from the coding sequence ATGACAAATTTTATCGTTAAAAGCCACGTAATCGGAAAAACCTATGAAAAACCGCATTTCTTTGTATTAAACAAAGGATTAAATAGCGGAAAACCACAAAACGAACCCTTTACAAATTCCTTTGTAATCATCTTCCAAAATAAAGCTGACAAAGAAGACATATTTTGGATAGCTGCAAGTTTATGGAAATCAAAATTCTGGATGCCTTATTTGCGAGGTTCCGTTATTCCATTTTTAGCCCTACACGAGTTCAAAAAAGAGTTTTTCCCAAAAGTAACGCGTTTACTCCAAGAGTATGAACAACATCAAAAAAATGTAAAAGCCTTACAACTATTACATCAACAAGAAACACATTATACAAAGAACCTTAAACTTATCAATGAACTTCGTAATACTATTTTATTAAAGTATAGAACAAAATAA
- a CDS encoding helix-turn-helix transcriptional regulator, which produces MAKKDYFKRYNKVVELLRRKSVTPEDLQNFLKQNLKISLRTFQRDKDEIKSLYGIDIIFNKKEGLYQINEELSDGSFDRIAESFHITQALNKSNEVSKIILLEQRKSKGMENMHGLLHAIQNKVVINFLHESYWNYDIKKRKCVPIAIKEAQHRWYLIAFDIDKKEFRNYGLDRISDLEISTGKHTVPEFNIKEYYKNAFGIDAQGKPYKVILKIANYQKKFLISLPLHHSQKIVEENETHFKLEFYIQLSHDFKTEILKLGSLCEVLEPTHFRNEMIEEINKLKNIYK; this is translated from the coding sequence ATGGCAAAAAAAGATTATTTTAAAAGATATAATAAAGTCGTCGAATTACTAAGACGAAAATCAGTTACACCTGAGGACTTGCAAAATTTTTTAAAACAAAACCTAAAAATTAGCTTAAGAACATTTCAAAGAGATAAAGATGAAATAAAAAGTTTATATGGCATCGATATTATATTCAACAAAAAAGAGGGTTTGTACCAGATTAACGAAGAACTTTCAGATGGAAGTTTTGATAGAATAGCTGAATCTTTCCATATTACTCAAGCGTTAAATAAATCTAATGAAGTATCTAAGATTATTTTATTAGAACAACGCAAATCAAAAGGAATGGAAAATATGCACGGACTATTACATGCCATTCAAAATAAAGTAGTAATTAATTTTTTACATGAAAGCTACTGGAATTACGATATAAAAAAAAGAAAATGTGTTCCTATTGCTATTAAAGAAGCACAACATAGATGGTATTTAATTGCATTTGACATTGACAAAAAAGAGTTTAGAAATTATGGATTAGACAGAATTTCTGACCTTGAAATTTCTACAGGAAAACACACAGTTCCAGAGTTTAATATTAAAGAATATTACAAAAATGCATTTGGTATAGATGCACAAGGAAAACCTTATAAAGTAATTTTAAAAATTGCCAATTATCAAAAAAAGTTTTTAATTTCATTACCATTACATCATTCTCAAAAAATAGTTGAAGAAAACGAAACACATTTTAAACTTGAGTTTTATATTCAATTAAGCCACGATTTTAAAACTGAAATTTTAAAACTAGGAAGCTTATGTGAAGTTTTAGAGCCAACTCATTTTAGAAATGAAATGATTGAAGAAATAAATAAGTTGAAAAATATATACAAATAA
- a CDS encoding macro domain-containing protein, giving the protein MAIKHINGNIFNSKCQTIVNTVNCVGVMGKGIALVHKLRYPKMYEEYKIHCKSKLIKTGILWLYTKQENAPWILSFPTKFHWKYPSKMEWIEQGLQKFVETYEKKELLQLLFLCLELTMVV; this is encoded by the coding sequence ATGGCAATAAAACATATTAATGGCAATATTTTTAATTCAAAGTGTCAAACAATTGTAAACACTGTGAATTGTGTTGGTGTAATGGGAAAAGGAATTGCGTTGGTGCATAAACTTCGTTATCCAAAAATGTATGAAGAATATAAAATACACTGTAAAAGCAAACTAATAAAAACTGGTATATTATGGCTTTATACCAAACAAGAAAATGCACCTTGGATTTTGAGTTTTCCAACTAAATTTCATTGGAAATACCCAAGTAAAATGGAGTGGATTGAACAAGGGTTACAAAAATTTGTAGAAACATATGAGAAAAAGGAATTACTTCAATTGCTTTTCCTTTGCTTGGAACTCACAATGGTGGTTTAG
- a CDS encoding DEAD/DEAH box helicase → MPNDNAKAFLYDSSQVKSIENIEYLLNKKSEEWQDFESNLFSKTLNESQKQAVYKSLYAEELALIQGPPGTGKSTAIAEIIWQHIRKEPRQKILLTSETNLAVDNAIDRLKNGENNVVKPIRFGNTENLESEGYFYSLEAIEDWQKSHSTQSNTVSHWINNIANRISNHDDEQIDLALGKWKNYLQKPNNETKKLFADKYLEYVNLIGATGSSIGKLNSENKWTSFFRSYLNVFEKKHFENKNYDVLNRTNINFDTVIMDEASKATPPELALPVLYGKKSIIVGDHRQLPPMIDGEEIKDLLVSIGEKELAKTLSHKEFETSQFERLFVNIDESIKGTFDTQYRMHPAINEAISQFYKNDGGLNCGLPLEETYHNSFDKWDSRYHGLQFKNIIAPETHTIWVNVTTPEIQEGTSRVNFGEIEAIDNILVVLKNSEGKNEFDKWLSNKSLEEKQIGLISFYGKQIHYINKMLKEKHSETPIRLSTVDRFQGMERNIIIVSMVRSNKLASFQGQQPDEIYGELGYPLQESLGFAESPNRLNVALSRARRLLIVVGNSEHFCRKDIYKNVFETIQQNGKIISAEELQNAVEQNG, encoded by the coding sequence TTGCCAAACGACAATGCGAAAGCATTTTTATATGATTCATCACAAGTCAAAAGCATTGAAAATATAGAGTATTTGTTAAATAAAAAGAGTGAAGAATGGCAAGATTTTGAAAGTAATCTCTTTTCAAAAACATTAAACGAATCGCAAAAACAAGCGGTTTATAAATCGCTTTATGCAGAAGAATTAGCTTTAATTCAAGGTCCTCCTGGAACTGGTAAATCAACGGCAATTGCTGAAATAATTTGGCAACATATAAGAAAAGAGCCTAGACAAAAAATTCTTTTAACTTCTGAAACAAATCTTGCTGTTGACAATGCTATTGACAGATTAAAAAATGGAGAAAACAATGTTGTAAAGCCTATTCGTTTTGGCAATACTGAAAACTTAGAGTCGGAAGGTTATTTTTATTCACTTGAAGCTATTGAAGATTGGCAAAAAAGCCATTCTACACAAAGCAACACTGTTTCGCATTGGATAAACAATATTGCTAACAGAATTTCAAATCATGACGATGAACAAATTGATTTGGCATTAGGAAAATGGAAAAACTATTTACAAAAGCCAAATAATGAAACTAAAAAACTTTTTGCAGACAAATATTTGGAGTATGTGAATTTGATTGGTGCAACAGGTAGTTCAATCGGAAAATTAAACTCTGAAAACAAATGGACTTCGTTTTTCCGTTCTTACTTAAATGTGTTTGAGAAAAAACATTTTGAAAACAAAAACTATGATGTTTTAAATCGCACAAACATAAATTTTGATACTGTAATTATGGACGAAGCAAGTAAAGCGACACCGCCCGAACTTGCTTTGCCTGTTTTGTATGGAAAAAAATCCATTATCGTAGGCGACCACAGACAATTACCGCCAATGATTGACGGAGAGGAAATCAAAGATTTATTGGTTTCGATTGGCGAAAAGGAATTAGCTAAAACACTTTCGCATAAAGAATTTGAAACATCGCAGTTTGAACGATTATTTGTAAACATTGATGAAAGCATAAAAGGAACATTTGACACACAATACAGAATGCACCCAGCAATCAATGAAGCAATTTCACAGTTTTACAAAAATGACGGTGGTTTGAATTGCGGTTTGCCATTAGAAGAAACGTATCACAATTCATTTGACAAATGGGATTCAAGGTATCACGGTTTACAATTCAAGAACATCATTGCACCTGAAACGCATACAATTTGGGTAAATGTAACAACACCCGAAATTCAAGAAGGAACATCAAGAGTAAATTTTGGCGAAATTGAAGCGATTGACAACATTTTGGTTGTCCTCAAAAACAGCGAAGGAAAAAATGAGTTTGACAAATGGCTTTCAAATAAAAGCTTGGAAGAAAAGCAAATCGGATTGATTAGTTTTTACGGAAAGCAAATTCATTACATCAACAAAATGCTAAAAGAAAAACATAGTGAAACGCCAATTCGGTTGAGTACGGTAGATAGATTTCAAGGAATGGAACGGAATATCATTATTGTTTCAATGGTGCGAAGCAACAAATTGGCATCTTTTCAAGGTCAACAACCCGATGAAATTTATGGCGAATTAGGTTATCCGTTGCAAGAAAGTTTAGGTTTTGCAGAATCGCCAAACCGTTTAAATGTTGCTTTGTCAAGAGCAAGACGATTGCTTATTGTTGTTGGTAATAGCGAACATTTTTGCCGAAAAGATATTTACAAAAACGTTTTTGAAACCATTCAACAAAACGGAAAAATAATTAGTGCAGAAGAATTACAAAACGCAGTTGAACAAAATGGATAA
- a CDS encoding DarT ssDNA thymidine ADP-ribosyltransferase family protein, with product MDWEYLSKHSSLIPTKEILAKFENKWHWKSITENSQINFTDIDFVERFVDKWNWYFICESGKLTLNNKILNKFKDFLDWNLISSNTNLNFTIDIIQEFKQFWNWTALKENKRVEELLGSYVADELNKNATLNFIDKIEQQRSKWKGSIYHFSHIDNAVEIIKNRKIQSRNRAKIQGDAAGNVVHRRGDAHDYARFYFRPQTPTQFYNEFLGKNQTDKFFEKARNLGFPKCPIPIFFRFSLKEVLFKNEKKCCVSNGNMQKNATQFKPVDQMLDKFNFQYLYSDIEDDLENYMNYSQQEFLVKDELSFQDLFDFEIVCSSESDRTLLINLIGNEHKGIISKIIVDRSFYNNENPRVRIEEEDSELHVSTDFNGNGYFVLNVNNDIKEIEIISGNVSKIEKDKIIFNSYVSLGNVKQKIQLNFIDESNRNWFIYLK from the coding sequence TTGGATTGGGAATACTTATCAAAACATTCAAGCCTAATTCCAACCAAAGAAATACTTGCCAAATTTGAAAACAAATGGCATTGGAAAAGTATTACAGAAAATTCCCAAATCAATTTTACAGATATTGATTTTGTTGAGCGTTTTGTCGACAAATGGAATTGGTATTTTATATGTGAATCAGGTAAATTGACTTTGAATAATAAAATTCTAAATAAGTTCAAAGATTTTTTAGATTGGAATTTGATTTCTTCAAATACAAATTTAAATTTTACAATAGATATTATTCAAGAGTTTAAACAGTTTTGGAATTGGACTGCACTCAAAGAAAATAAACGAGTTGAAGAACTTTTAGGGAGCTATGTTGCAGATGAATTAAACAAAAACGCAACTTTAAACTTCATTGATAAAATTGAACAACAACGGTCTAAATGGAAAGGAAGTATTTATCACTTTTCACATATTGACAATGCAGTCGAAATAATAAAAAACAGAAAAATTCAAAGTAGAAATAGAGCAAAAATACAAGGTGATGCTGCAGGAAATGTTGTTCATCGGAGAGGCGATGCTCACGATTATGCACGTTTTTATTTTAGACCGCAAACACCAACGCAGTTTTATAATGAGTTCTTAGGTAAAAACCAAACGGACAAGTTTTTTGAAAAGGCAAGAAATTTAGGTTTTCCAAAATGTCCAATTCCAATATTTTTTAGGTTTTCATTGAAAGAAGTTCTTTTTAAGAATGAGAAAAAATGTTGTGTAAGCAATGGAAATATGCAAAAAAATGCAACACAATTTAAACCTGTTGATCAGATGTTAGACAAGTTCAATTTTCAATATTTGTATTCTGATATAGAAGATGATTTAGAAAACTATATGAACTATTCCCAACAAGAATTTTTAGTTAAAGATGAACTTTCTTTTCAAGACTTGTTCGATTTTGAGATTGTTTGTTCATCGGAATCAGACAGGACACTACTCATAAATTTAATAGGAAATGAGCATAAAGGCATTATTTCAAAAATTATAGTAGATAGAAGTTTTTATAACAATGAAAATCCAAGGGTGAGAATTGAAGAAGAAGATTCAGAACTACATGTTTCAACTGATTTTAATGGAAACGGTTATTTTGTTTTAAATGTAAATAATGACATTAAAGAAATTGAAATTATTTCTGGAAATGTAAGCAAAATAGAAAAGGACAAAATTATTTTCAATTCTTATGTATCTCTTGGAAATGTAAAACAAAAAATACAATTAAACTTTATTGATGAATCAAACAGAAATTGGTTTATTTATTTAAAATAA
- a CDS encoding PIN domain-containing protein: protein MNFNERIENICNKVPFFIPLYNARVRHYVIKQHILNVYNQFQKYFSKSFEKNEMEWFVLFLLLHDIGKSIAYKKGNINNQIIETIILLEQYASDLDISKENLVIFNALLRSSLIGKYMESKISLNDTYDNIVEQSKVADMSIDRFFYFLSVYYQCDVASYTGDAGGIPYLEHLFDYKNGQKVYCEETKLLKFSEVYTSKYNELSKKIKEEYRLEDNKYKTEIPIQSNLKIVGKIDLSKFEKSKKEIVNNKENIYIIDTNVFVDYPDIISKIDEKYSVVISAKVIDELDYLKVSLTEEQKRNVQKALRLINESIDKRGIKMDIADLSLLPNDFNKKTPDNLILTVALKYKEENPIILTSDNGLQIKSKGLGVTTITLKEFLKQRKY from the coding sequence ATGAATTTTAATGAACGAATTGAAAACATTTGCAATAAAGTTCCATTTTTTATTCCATTGTACAATGCTCGTGTAAGGCATTATGTTATAAAACAGCATATACTAAATGTTTATAATCAATTTCAAAAATATTTTAGCAAGAGCTTTGAAAAAAATGAAATGGAATGGTTCGTATTATTTTTGCTTTTGCACGACATAGGAAAATCTATAGCTTATAAAAAGGGTAATATAAACAATCAAATTATTGAAACAATTATATTGCTTGAACAATATGCTTCTGATTTAGATATATCAAAAGAAAATTTAGTAATATTCAATGCTCTTTTAAGGTCTAGTCTAATAGGTAAATATATGGAATCAAAAATTTCATTGAATGATACATATGATAACATTGTTGAACAAAGTAAAGTTGCCGATATGTCAATTGATAGGTTTTTTTATTTTTTATCGGTTTATTACCAATGTGACGTAGCTAGTTATACTGGCGATGCAGGTGGCATTCCATATTTAGAGCATTTGTTTGATTATAAAAATGGACAAAAAGTATACTGTGAAGAAACCAAATTATTAAAATTTTCCGAAGTTTATACTTCAAAATATAATGAACTTTCTAAGAAGATAAAAGAAGAATATAGACTTGAGGACAACAAATACAAAACTGAAATTCCAATTCAATCAAATCTAAAAATTGTTGGTAAAATAGACCTTTCAAAATTTGAAAAGTCAAAAAAAGAAATTGTGAATAATAAAGAAAATATTTATATAATAGATACTAATGTTTTTGTTGATTACCCAGATATAATTTCGAAAATTGATGAAAAATATAGTGTAGTTATCTCTGCAAAAGTGATAGACGAATTAGATTATTTAAAAGTTTCATTAACTGAAGAACAAAAACGGAATGTACAAAAGGCTTTGAGATTAATTAACGAAAGTATAGATAAACGTGGTATAAAAATGGATATTGCAGATTTATCATTACTCCCAAATGATTTTAATAAAAAGACACCTGATAATTTGATTTTAACAGTTGCACTAAAATACAAAGAAGAAAACCCAATTATCTTAACTTCTGATAATGGTTTACAAATCAAGTCCAAGGGCTTAGGTGTAACTACAATTACATTAAAAGAATTTTTAAAACAAAGAAAATATTAA
- a CDS encoding protein phosphatase 2C domain-containing protein yields the protein MYNSLKIEEAIKKANLEVKIFNDKYNSKSGGTLGGILKTKEKFILFWIGDVSIFLFNEDNIIFKSKSHTLINDMKDLNADLTPSVLEKYKHVVTKSISGKRELISMGIYELENNRFDKFLICSDGVLDVFNEFTFFNNSLDFVNSNLQVNSKDNYSYIVGNKIN from the coding sequence GTGTATAATTCTCTCAAAATTGAAGAAGCAATTAAGAAGGCAAATTTAGAAGTAAAGATATTTAATGATAAGTACAATTCTAAGTCAGGAGGAACTTTAGGAGGAATTTTAAAAACAAAAGAGAAATTTATTTTATTTTGGATTGGTGATGTTTCTATTTTTTTATTCAATGAGGATAATATAATTTTTAAATCCAAATCACATACTTTAATTAATGACATGAAAGACTTAAATGCCGATTTAACTCCTTCTGTACTTGAAAAGTATAAACACGTCGTTACGAAGTCAATATCAGGAAAAAGGGAATTAATTTCAATGGGCATCTATGAACTAGAAAATAATAGGTTTGATAAATTTTTAATCTGCTCTGATGGAGTATTAGACGTTTTTAATGAGTTTACATTTTTTAATAATAGTCTAGATTTTGTAAATAGTAATTTACAAGTTAATTCAAAAGACAACTATAGTTATATAGTTGGTAATAAAATAAATTAG
- a CDS encoding DUF5675 family protein, whose product MVLFLTRTYFPEGTNGKLECEGKLIAYTIELPWKQNEKRVSCIPEGKYFIRKRYSTKYKWHLEVVDVPNRSLILFHPANYAQNELLGCIAPVTKLSGPGMGLLSRKAFTKLKDKVYKALDNGESVSLIVQ is encoded by the coding sequence ATGGTTTTGTTTTTAACAAGAACTTATTTCCCTGAAGGAACTAACGGAAAACTAGAATGTGAAGGTAAACTCATTGCTTATACCATTGAATTACCATGGAAGCAAAATGAGAAAAGAGTTTCTTGTATTCCTGAAGGGAAATATTTTATTAGAAAGCGATACAGTACCAAATACAAATGGCATTTAGAAGTAGTAGATGTACCGAATAGAAGTTTGATTTTGTTTCATCCTGCTAATTATGCTCAAAATGAGTTGTTAGGTTGTATTGCTCCTGTTACGAAACTTTCTGGTCCTGGTATGGGATTATTATCTCGTAAAGCTTTTACTAAGTTGAAAGACAAGGTTTATAAAGCATTAGATAATGGAGAAAGTGTTTCATTGATTGTACAATAG
- a CDS encoding metallophosphatase domain-containing protein, with product MQITTISDTHGLHHQLQLSGGDLLIHAGDVCNRGTQEEAANFIDWFEKQPYTYKVFIAGNHDFFFEHFTQQEIQNILPKNIYYLNDSSIEIEGINIWGSPITPEFHNWAFNRKIGEEINKHWQLIPNNTDILITHGPSFGLLDKTFHNQNVGCVDLLKNVERVNPKYHIFGHIHEGFGVLEHLNTTFINTSSLDFNYKMRKTPFFNFNF from the coding sequence ATGCAAATCACCACCATTTCCGATACACACGGTCTTCATCATCAGTTACAATTATCTGGTGGTGATTTGCTTATTCATGCAGGCGATGTATGCAACAGAGGCACACAAGAGGAAGCTGCAAATTTTATCGATTGGTTTGAAAAACAACCTTACACTTACAAAGTTTTTATAGCAGGAAATCACGATTTCTTCTTTGAACATTTTACCCAACAGGAAATTCAAAATATTCTACCAAAAAACATTTACTACCTAAACGATTCTAGTATTGAAATCGAAGGAATTAACATTTGGGGTTCACCTATAACTCCTGAGTTTCACAATTGGGCATTTAATAGAAAAATAGGCGAAGAAATTAACAAACATTGGCAACTAATTCCAAACAATACTGACATTCTAATTACACACGGTCCATCTTTTGGCCTTTTAGATAAAACGTTTCACAATCAAAATGTAGGTTGTGTAGATTTGCTTAAAAATGTTGAAAGAGTAAATCCAAAATATCATATTTTCGGTCATATTCATGAAGGTTTTGGAGTTTTAGAACATCTAAATACAACTTTTATAAATACTTCTTCATTAGACTTCAATTATAAAATGAGAAAAACACCTTTTTTCAATTTTAATTTTTAG